A genomic region of Oryza glaberrima chromosome 1, OglaRS2, whole genome shotgun sequence contains the following coding sequences:
- the LOC127762899 gene encoding LOW QUALITY PROTEIN: uncharacterized protein LOC127762899 (The sequence of the model RefSeq protein was modified relative to this genomic sequence to represent the inferred CDS: deleted 1 base in 1 codon) — MLTSSLTRPPPPPPPLVWNGRSLDLSPNTTGQPPPPRSTTPISLCSRPASMHDTGLSARAAGASSSSSPYAGASSATSVGDDDDESKIRKANPAFVAAAYARLHSSHRAAASFLLLLAVAATAFLIGRARPRADCPPPRLDARFLALPDAAAASDFGALGVPWCRSKTGKIVEWTSKDLLRGLEEFVPIYETRPIKNNMYGMGFDHSFGLWFVARWLKPDLMIESGAFKGHSTWVLRQAMPNTKIISLSPRHPEKYLKKGPAYVDGNCTYLAGKDFIDFGSVDWGKLLRNHGISDLSRVLVFFDDHQSELKRLKQASIVGFQHIIFEDNYDTGTGDHYSLRQICDQEHIRGGGHSCFWDSDEARLRSRRKSFWEKAVETDELCGKDDAWWGVRGYMRDNFNHSNKAISYKEHFQNSRLVESVLDLYWELPPVAGPSLTHQTRYDPARASDPIIEDGRFGMFQRIGLARLDASVFNGYTQMSYVQISGSMLSREDA; from the exons ATGTTGACATCTTCCCTAacacgc cccccccccccccccccccccctcgtgTGGAACGGTCGGTCCCTCGATCTCTCTCCAAATACCACCGGtcaaccaccgccgccacgttcTACTACTCCGATCTCTCTCTGCTCCCGTCCCGCCTCCATGCACGACACCGGTCTCTcagcccgcgccgccggcgcctcctcctcctcctctccctacGCTGGCgcatcctccgccacctccgtcggcgacgacgacgacgagtccaAGATCCGAAAGGCGAACCCCGCGTTCGTGGCCGCCGCCTACGCCCGCCTCCACTCCTCCCACCGAGCCGctgcctccttcctcctcctcctcgccgtcgccgccaccgccttcctcatCGGCCGCGCCCGCCCCCGCGCCgactgcccgccgccgcggctcgaCGCGCGCTTTCTCGCTCTCCCggacgcggccgcggcctccGACTTCGGCGCCCTCGGGGTACCCTGGT GCAGATCAAAAACTGGAAAGATAGTGGAGTGGACTTCAAAGGATCTACTTCGTGGACTGGAAGAATTTGTACCAATATATGAAACACGACCTATCAAGAACAACATGTATGGAATGGGCTTTGACCACAGTTTTGGCCTTTGGTTTGTGGCTCGCTGGCTTAAGCCAGATCTGATGATTGAGAGTGGTGCATTCAAGGGGCACTCTACATGGGTTTTGCGTCAGGCCATGCCAAATACTAAGATTATATCACTCTCACCCAGACACCCTGAGAAATATCTGAAGAAGGGGCCTGCATATGTTGATGGGAACTGCACTTATCTTGCTGGGAAGGATTTTATTGACTTCGGAAGTGTTGATTGGGGGAAGCTATTGAGGAATCATGGCATTTCTGATCTCAGCAGAGTGCTTGTTTTCTTTGATGATCACCAAAGTGAGTTGAAGAG GTTAAAACAGGCTTCAATAGTTGGATTCCAACATATCATATTTGAGGACAATTATGACACTGGTACAGGCGATCATTACTCCTTAAGACAGATCTGCGATCAGGAACACATCAGAG GTGGTGGACATAGCTGCTTTTGGGATAGTGACGAAGCAAGATTAAGGTCGAGACGAAAGAGTTTTTGGGAGAAAGCTGTGGAAACAGATGAGCTTTGTGGAAAGGATGATGCATGGTGGGGAGTTAGAGGTTATATGCGTGACAATTTCAACCATAGCAACAAAGCCATCTCATACAAAGAGCATTTCCAGAACAGCAGACTTGTTGAATCCGTGTTGGATTTGTATTGGGAGCTACCTCCAGTTGCTGGTCCATCCTTAACCCACCAAACAAGATATGACCCAGCCCGTGCATCTGATCCTATCATCGAAGATGGTCGTTTTGGCATGTTTCAACGAATTGGTCTAGCGAGATTGGATGCCTCAGTTTTCAATGGCTACACTCAGATGTCATATGTTCAGATATCAGGCTCAATGTTGAGCAGAGAGGATGCTTAA